The genomic interval TGTCCAATTATATATACCGGATATTTCTAATGGGTTTTAACAACTGCACACttaattcaaattcatgttctttCCCCTAATGATCTTATCCAGGAAAAGCTGATTCTCCTAGCTAGTCCAAATTTTTAGCTCCTtaaaatacaataatatttatcatgaacGAGAACTTCTAGTACAACACAATGTTTATGAAGTCTTACAATAAATAGAGCTGTAGACTGCCTGCCTAGGCACATATTAACCTATTGTAATAAATTAGAAGTCACTTATATGCTAATTCGACTCAAGTCAAAAGCACTCATGTTATTGCTTGCCAAAGAAGCACCGAAGATACAAAACAATatcaaaaatttttgaaaccaTACTTGTTCGCAAGGTAGTCCATCATAAAAGTTGAGGGCTTTCCCACAACAAGTGGTTCACGTTGAGTGGATCCGCAGATGGCACCAACCATAGAACCACCACCTGAAAGCAAACATAGATTATAGTGACTTGCagaattaagaaaaatgattgTATTATGAGTTTACAGCTCACAATTCCAAAACTAGGATGAAAGAGTTTTCAGGATATGTATTATCCAAGAATGCCAAGTCAACATGTTGCTTTGAAGTTTTGAAAGTTTTGAAACTCTGATTCTTTTTGTAATTCTTGAAATTGATAGCCCTTAACAGCACCcaggtttcttttttttttctttttttaatgttttttggTTCTTCGTTTTAATTGACAAAATAACAGCACATGCTTTTCATAATGCTTAATGGCAAAAACAATTTCCAGTAATATTGGAAACCATAGACTGCTGTTGACATATTaaggattttaaatatttcccTTGGAGAACTTTTGGCTTTGACTCTTAACTTTtacacaagaaaaataaaatttcaagaatGTCAAAATTTAATAGAGCTAACAAGTATTGATATCTCAAAGCATTATAACAACAGAAAGGAAATATCTTATGTGCCCAAAAAAAGAAGGGTTGATATCTCAAAGGAGGCAGAATAttagaaaatcaagaaaagaaaggcaCCAGAATATAAGATAAAGAAATATGATAACATTCAAGAAGACACAATCTTTGAAAGTTCACCTGTAATTGCTCGTTAGAGAGAATAGGTAAGAAAAATGTAACTAAGGAGGATTTTCGTTATTCAAAGTGCATTAGTTACAAACAAATAATATCCCCCAGAAAAGTGTCTCTACAAGTTGCTTATAACTTACTGAATACTATTATTAGCATTGGATAAAACATCAGACAAAAATAGACAAATGAACTAAAGCTAACATTCCAAAACACATTAGGCCTCTAACCTTCTAAGTATTTTTGAGTGTATCAATGCCCTAGGGCCAGCCTAACCGACATTTCTTGTTCAGGCAATAAAATTTCTGAATtcagccttttttttttttcaacgtGCATtagacaatttcaaattttagaCAGTCTTAAGCAAAGATACAACTCACTTGGTATGACATGGACGGTCTTAGTGGAAGGATAAGAAGCAACCAGATAAATTTAGCTGTCACCCTTAAATTAGTTCTTTAAATAACTGAGATGAGGTATAGAAGATACAATGCTGATTTCTGTTTGGCAGTTGGTGTACACTGATGATTGGAAAATGCTGCTTTGATAATTTATGCTCCAGAATTCAGCATATACTATTAGAGGTCTTCCGTAACAtcagaaaataattttaccgAGCAAGGAAACCAATGACCGATAATAACTTCATAAGAGAAGAAGATGATGTTGCGAAAGAAAAAATTCCAGTCAgggagaagagaagagaaccTGCCCATTCCTGAGCATCTGTGAGATGAGTGACAGCATCACGATTTGTAGCGATGAGAAGACACCCTGGGTTTTCACGTACACAAAGTGTTCCATACCTCCAATGATAGATTCAAAAATTAGTAACcacatacaataaaaaaaaccatatATTTTTAACTTGCAATGTATTTGTTAAATCATTCCCTCAGCTTTGAAATTCCTATGAGTAAATTGCAGTATCCACTTGAAGTTTGACTCAGATATCATTATCACCACCAAACTTTTGATAGTAATAATTTAGCCCTTAAAATTCCAATCCACgttgattaaaatattccatatGTAATACTAGTGTGTATCAAAATGTTCATTGATCTATTTATCTCTGTTGGTTATATGTAGGCTCCACTTCCCTTCATAAATCTCTACGCTGAGATCCTTTTTGTCAAAAGCACTCAAAACCTTGCGGCATAAGTAAGCTGATCTGTTAGCATATGTCCAAATATGTTATTAGAGAAATGGAAAACTTACTGGACTTTATAGTAGTTGAAATATCGATCAAATCCAACGACAACAGCCCCAACCTATAACAAAAACATTATTATCATGACTGAAAGTTCAAAAAGAATAGCTGCCTTCTGTATGTTTAGACACGAAAAGTGAACTTAATGAACATTGACACATTTTTTTCCATAGTTTCTAATAGTTAGAACTCAAAGGAGAAACCAAGAAGAGGTAGATAAGATACAAGAAGAGAATACTCACATCTTTATCATGCTCCATTAAAAACCCTGGCTTTAGTTCTATCTTCTTTCCCCCATCATCCtgcaaaataattaatacataGCATCATAGATAGCAATAGAGTTTTCTCTTCGTGTAAAAGAATATGCCAAGAGcaaataacattaaaactgCCAGCAAACTAGAAAATGCTTGCAAACGAGTGAATTTGGCATTAACTGTCAGGTTCTATGGTTTTGTATGGTTAGACAAAATCCCTGCTACCCCAACCTTTCTACAGAGCCGGTGggtgaaaaagtaaaatgGTAAAAACCCTCAATTGAATGTAGCTAAATGCTTGGAAGTATAACATCATGTGCATAGAAAAATAATAGGAATGTTATCATCTATATGGATCTTTATGCCAGCCTAATACGTGACATGCTGCTGTGTCTAGCTCTGGTTTCAATAGAGAGATGTTTCTATTATGTTGAAAATTGGAAACGCAAATGTCTCACTTAAGCATATAAATATTGGGATCTGCTATATCCTCCTCCTCTTCTTTTGTAAATAAGCTCTCAGCAATTTGTGGTTTGTACCAAGTTTGTTTgccaaaatatcaaaattttcatcataTCAAGAGAGGACATCTTATCCATACAATAAAGTAAAGAGATTCCTTCAAGGAATAAACAGAATAGGACTACCAATCTCATGATGTTTTTATTGACTGACTTGTGGGATGATGAGAGAATTAAGGTAGTAGCAATATACGTGACTGTTTAAGTAGTAAggatttaaaagaaaatcccCAGCGAAAGCACAACCTTAGACTGGGAGGCATGATGAAAAGTATTAATGTGATGCATCCCAACTACTTTGGATCAAGACTTGATTGAGCTTTGTTTGTGAAAGTAAGATTAACTTCACAAGTTCCCCCTTTTCGGGATCACACAAATTATTTTGGCAGTTTTTcagatttaatgaaatgatatctAAGCTTGATCCTTAAAATATTTGCAAGAATTTGGCAAATTATGATAGGAcagtatgtatgtatgtatgtatgtatgtatgtatgtatcaTCCATTAATACTATATCAGGGGACATTGAAGATTCCATAATGTTTCAAGAATACTTAGTGAATTATGCAAATTGAAACTCATACATACTGGCCCACCAAGGTATTGGAATCCAGCAAGCTCAAGCTCCTTCAAGATGCCATCCTCACCAATCACATAAACCTATATCACAATCAGCTATCAGTCCATTATCATTCTTATGAACTcaccaaattaataattcataatcaactTTAGAACACTAGATCATAAGCAAATCTAGGAATAGCAAGAATAATAAGCACAGAGTGTTCATTGATATACAAAACCAAGACGCTAATGGGGTAGTAAAAAATGAGGGGAAAAAAGAAGCAGCATTTAGTACTTACTAACGAGACAAAACAAATAGAAAAGGAGTATCACAAATGAAGACACCAAAATAGAAGCTTATAGAAAATCAGCCATCAAATGGTATGCTAAACTCTTGGCTCGCTGCTAAGCAATGGAATTGGGCATGATGCTTTTGACTTGACAGCAAATTTTCAGTTTTACTCAGCAGAGAACTCAGAATATTCAATAATACTtacttttttatcttttgggAAATTAATGGACTTCAAATATGCAGCAGCAGCAAATGATGACGCAAAAATTTCCTCCTGAAAGTATTAGTCAAGTCAGAACTTGTGATCGAGAAATAGAAGTGAGCAAGACTGAAGATTCATGGACTAACCTCAGTGACATTGAGACCAAGTGTCTCAAATTTTTTACCATACTGTTTTCTAGATTTTGTTGAGTTGTTGGTAACAAAAACCAGTCTCTTTCCCTGAGGAACAACAGCATCAACTTGTCTCTTAGCCATAAAAACAaggcattttttattttttcataaactttGTTGCAGCTTTTTTGAAtactaaattaatttgatttaaagtgcTAAGCAATTTCAGCAGGGAAAAGAAGATGAAAGAAGCAAGGTGATTCGGCATATTCTCGGAGATTCATATAAGTATAAATGTACATGTCCAGGACTCCAGGCTTAATTACAAACCTTTGACCGAAGCATATCAAGAGTTTCGGGGACTCCATCTATTAATTTATCTCCCTTCCATATAACTCCTGCAAAATAGTGATCcattagtaaaaaaaaaaaaaaagaattctttTGATGGCATCGTCATCAAACAATAAATCCCATCCCATCTTACAACTTATTGCTAGTACAATACCAAAAGTAACAAAAATTCATTCCCAGCCGAAAGGATAAACTTATTATTTAACTAGCAATTTCTTAGCTACCATTAATGCTTCGCTTTAGTTGATAAAAATCCTAGACTCTGATCTCAatcttttatctttattttctcaaacaagaaaaactcATTATGGTAGAAGGAAAATCATGGCAAGCTAAGAATCCATTGAAACGAGCAGCaatgcaaaaaaataaaagtgatcACCATCACAATCGAAGATAAAAGTCTCGACGGAGTCAACAAGCTCGTCGGCGTTTTCCAAAGGTTGAGCCGATGCCCTTGTTGTAAAAGTAACTCTCTCCATTGTTCGTGCAGACTTGTTGTTGTAACTACAATTGCTACTTCTCCATGCGATGCGTAAAGCAGAAAAGGAGCGCAGAGAAGAAAGCCTTCTCAGACACAGAAATCGATGAGAAGGACATATTAGAGACTTGGATGAGGCAGCAGTAGTAATAGAGGCTGAAACTGAAATCGAAACTGCCGCTTTAGTTAGCATCTTCGCtccccttttgtttttttggtttagttttctattttttttttatatacatataaaatttcattCGAGTTTTGTGACGTGGCGGTAGTTTGTGGCCGTTATGCTTTTGCTTGTTTGAGTGGTGGCACTCTGTCTTATCATCCATTTTGTGGTTGTGGGCCATCAAagcttttttctctttttttcttttcttttcctttcctttttcaatagcttattttcatattttgttcacataaaattattttaccaATTTTTAGTCAAGTTTACGTTTGACTTTAGAATTTAGAATTGTTCAATTAAGGGTTTCCTCTTAATTATACTTCACTACGTGGGGGGGCTTTAgggatttttttaaataataaatatgaatatgtaaaatttattaaaaaatatatcaaaatacataaaaattgtTGAATGTGCTTTGTTGcggatttataattttttagggAATTATTGAATAtcaaagataaattaatagaatttgtgtaataatttgaaatatattatgAAGTTTTCTTGGTTTGAATGAAATTTTCTAAACTATAATTAAAACTTTGTCAAATTGAGAATACACTTATCAAGGGAAAGCaagatataataaaatttaaaatttattcaattgaTCTCAATTTGGGCTCAATATGagcataatatataataatctCATTTCTActtaaacaattttataattataacaagATAATtatcaagagaaaatgtacAAATATTAGTAATAACAAAAAGCTGCATCTCCtgtacaaaaagaaaattattttcaatattgtGTTATGGACCTTCATGGTGTGTATGAGATCTCTGTTCGGATTGCATAAACATAGAAAACATAAATCATAAGTTCAAATTATTATGCTCTTCACACGAAAAAGAAgcaaagtaaaaaagaaattattttatatttaatcacAAATATACAACATTTGAATAACTATATAAGTAGGCAATATATAGAAATTTGCAGAAGATaccattttaaaattctttagaGCAATTGAGGAAGGTGATGCAAACTTTGTTGAATTGCAAGCAATTCGTGAAgcctttattctttttaatggTGTTATGAGTCACAAACAAATTAATGTTTGGGTGGAGAGTGCTGGAAAAATAGTGTATTTCATAAGATTGCAACATCTCACATTAccaatgtcacgacccggtactgccttcgagcccgtgacaatcgccgtGACGTCTCGGTAGACATTCGTTACCCGGAGTGCCAActggaaccccgcaaggctttagtaccattttttttatctcgCCTGTGAGTAATCATCGCCAAACCtcgtttttaaaaaattttaagctttttccctttcaaaactgtggaaaaataattttcgcctcacaggggcatttttgtcattttttctcGAAATTTTTCGAACCCGACTAAAGATGTAGTAGATGAGTGGAAaccacatatttcatgatttaaaataaatttggatgtctaaaacatttattaaaaatgatattgcaactatttgaataaaatcaaaattgtaaaactcgaccctataaatacatgtcatgacatacatgcactgagtagtaTGTTATTATGttaggaaagcacctaagaaaagacgaaatccggtatcgtacctaacggtacacttaagttgatttaacctcaaactagttcaaatagaaattgtagaataaaatttaatattttatagtccatgaatgactaaaaatgattgttcggagtttgagggttcatttggggtaaaattgaaaattttgatgtttaagggcaaaatcgtcattttaccacctaagataataatttgatcatggagtgaaattttttaccaagcttaactatttggagtataatttaatgataaaaagtgaaaaagtttaattctggtgatttctggagtgtaggggcaaaatcgtaattttaccacccgtggacaaaatttgagattttgagagaatttagatcaaatttgacaaattagagaatggtatgagtataagggatgaaaaatatgtctatgggcaatttttcagttttttaggcaaaaatgtaatttttcacttttacgggggcaaaagtgtaaatttcaaaaattactccaccgagactttggataagtctgagaattttatctaagctatggatatgtgggacaagtgtatggtgaaaatttggaaacaaatggatgaaattttaaaaatgggccaatgggaaagtgacacgtggcatttttaaaatgatataatattattttaatgaaaagctagcccatttaaaccccattttaagtgctggctggccataagggagaacaagagagaaaatagagaggaaaggaagaaaaaaagaaaaaccaaagagaaacaagaaaattcaaagggaattcgcgtttttcgtccgtttacgGGTCTaatggtaagatttttcgactttagcttgatttctacctttcttatgcctttgtttccatttagcatgcttgaggagagagatcaaaaagtgatatcaagggctggacgaaattctaggggagagattttggaatttttaggttttgatttttagttaaattgatagttttggttagttaaatgtgtttagaaattaaattgggcaagaaagcattaaattttcacaatacccacccttggctgaatatgcattgatgtacaatgatgatgatctgatttttattctaggagaaatgaagagaaaatgatgaaaaatggttaaatgtgatagaaaaataaagtagaaaattaaccgagttaatgtcccatttttggccgaatttttcaagaaagagagtgagctgattttggtgattttagaggaatattggctgataattaatggttagaaatgttggagagagaatgggacaatttagagctaaaatagAGCGCGTTaccaatttatcgggtaaagtgccaaaaataggttaatacttcgtttaagccattttttgctattgcatttcataccatgcattagtataggatttaagtcaaatatatagtgatttagcattaatgtgatgaattgagtaaatttttgcaatgtgtcttggaggagagccttccagtaaaggcaaggaaatcgtACTCGACGAGTAATTATCGGAGCacctagaaagcttttagtttgtacaaacggtgagtaaacttattattattgtaaattatctagagtttatttttaaatgctctttatgtattttatgaaatgaaaacgagattaaaacgagattttttatgttttagaaataaatgtgacaaataaagatatattgtgttgattatgaaattgagtaattggagacttttaactgtcttgaaaattatatattttcctatgaatgacTTATGagatatgaatatatgtggctatatttgataaattgcattgaaaatttatgtaagctgtttttactatgcaggctgggtaaataaataaaagccacgttatactgtcaaaaatttattaaaattggtgagtttagtcactgcagtgacgggttttcgttgattgcctattagaggggcacggtaaacccggttatatagttactccggttgtagaggcgaggagggtaactcccggggtagtattagagctcacttcacatCGAatccccacgtgaatgtgtaactcggccaacgccaatgaacgacttgttttaaaaataaaaatgtgtttcatatgtaaatgttgtaacaaccttggcggactcaatTAGATGcttcggccaaggtatccccgaggattagttttgggttgaaccttgttttcttttataaaagacataagccttaacaactgttttggtaaattacaaatattttatggtttaagaaataaattgaaaacattatgaaatgatttgtgatttgttgtttaaacttgcctccctgttactcgcctttagatatttatgataatgtctgtttactcattgggattgcaaaatctcatccacctcatttccaaacatttcagggctgtagtagcttgtagataccctattttgtcgaggattctagttgacatctctaccacacagactgtaggtttctagcaccaacactgggtgtattttgggccacttgtcattgtaaccattattgtacattataactttgtaaatttttgtatgtgtgaatttattttacttacatgttacaaaagatttcttacacgtgtttctataaatattgttttatataaaaaaaatattatattttaatcaatattttgaatagtgatatttatctataaatctttttaaaatatttttatcttttgatttacttgagcaaGAAACTattggaaattgtttaaaatggaatgtttaaaaacgattgctcacagaaaaggcaagaaactgatatgtaagccttgcggggttttgattggcatttcgggtaatgagtgtcaattgggGCGTCCTGGCgacatgggcccgagggaggtttcgggtcgtgacaaaaatattcaataaaatattctaatttcttgtaaaacaatatttatagagtcatcggtaaataatttttgtaatgtaaaagctaaataaatttacgcgtactataatacagataatcgagatatgaaatttactttacagtgactcgtgggcccacaaggaacaaaagtgcacaaagacagtaaacctacagtttttgaagtAGTAAAGCCGACTATAATCCTTGACGATATTTGCTATCCACAAGCTATCTCGTGCCTGAAATGGTTGacaatgagggtggtgagattataaaatccctgtgagtaaacagataccatctaaagtcgagtaaatggagacagataaaacagtttaacatactgaaattcatcacctttaaacttgtttcaaccaaataaaatcaattcatataaatcgagtaattaacatggcttatgaatttcttaaaactttggttcgtgccaaaatcattctcatacttagTTATCAGGAATACCTTGTGTAGACACCtgactaaaaaaatttaatttaattaaataaaataaatgataaataataaaaaaaaaattggggaTGGCTGGGCGTTCCCATCCCCCACCCACTACGCGTGATGGGGGGGGGCTCTGACCACCAACTCCAGGGGGTGCCAGAACCCCCCTCgccgggttgtccaaaaaATTGGACAACCTGGCTCTTTAAAAACCCTgcaaaaaaaggagaaagaagcCAGCAGTTAAccacaaaaagcaaaaaatcaaaaaaatcaaaaaaaggaaataatcCGATCGGGGTTTCAATCGGGGATTTGTTTCGGTTTGGNNNNNNNNNNNNNNNNNNNNNNNNNNNNNNNNNNNNNNNNNNNNNNNNNNNNNNNNNNNNNNNNNNNNNNNNNNNNNNNNNNNNNNNNNNNNNNNNNNNNNNNNNNNNNNNNNNNNNNNNNNNNNNNNNNNNNNNNNNNNNNNNNNNNNNNNNNNNNNNNNNNNNNNNNNNNNNNNNNNNNNNNNNNNNNNNNNNNNNNNNNNNNNNNNNNNNNNNNNNNNNNNNNNNNNNNNNNNNNNNNNNNNNNNNNNNNNNNNNNNNNNNNNNNNNNNNNNNNNNNNNNNNNNNNNNNNNNNNNNNNNNNNNNNNNNNNNNNNNNNNNNNNNNNNNNNNNNNNNNNNNNNNNNNNNNNNNNNNNNNNNNNNNNNNNNNNNNNNNNNNNNNNNNNNNNNNNNNNNNNNNNNNNNNNNNNNNNNNNNNNNNNNNNNNNNNNNNNNNNNNNNNNNNNNNNNNNNNNNNNNNNNNNNNNNNNNNNNNNNNNNNNNNNNNNNNNNNNNNNNNNNNNNNNNNNNNNNNNNNNNNNNNNNNNNNNNNNN from Theobroma cacao cultivar B97-61/B2 chromosome 5, Criollo_cocoa_genome_V2, whole genome shotgun sequence carries:
- the LOC18598468 gene encoding phosphoglycolate phosphatase 1B, chloroplastic — protein: MLTKAAVSISVSASITTAASSKSLICPSHRFLCLRRLSSLRSFSALRIAWRSSNCSYNNKSARTMERVTFTTRASAQPLENADELVDSVETFIFDCDGVIWKGDKLIDGVPETLDMLRSKGKRLVFVTNNSTKSRKQYGKKFETLGLNVTEEEIFASSFAAAAYLKSINFPKDKKVYVIGEDGILKELELAGFQYLGGPDDGGKKIELKPGFLMEHDKDVGAVVVGFDRYFNYYKVQYGTLCVRENPGCLLIATNRDAVTHLTDAQEWAGGGSMVGAICGSTQREPLVVGKPSTFMMDYLANKFGILKSQICMVGDRLDTDILFGQNGGCKTLLVLSGVTSLSMLQSPNNSIQPDFYTNKISDFLSLKAATV